The Dyadobacter sandarakinus DNA window CCAGCAGTACCGGGTGGGCGGCAACCTGGAAAAGGTACTGGAAGGCACACGCAATATCATCAAATGGAAAAAAGAGCTGAAATCGAGTACGCCGCATGTGATTTTCCAGTTTCTGGTGGTGAAGCCGAACGAGCATCAGATCGAGGATGTGAAAAAGCTGGCACTGGAAATGGGCGTGGATGAAGTAGGGCTGAAAACGGCGCAAATCTATGACTATGAGGAGGGGTCCGACCTGATCCCGACGATAGAGCGCTACTCGCGTTACCAGAAGGAAGAAAATGGCCGGTACTCCATAAAAAATGCTTTTGTAGACCATTGCTGGAAAATGTGGCACTCCTGCGTGATTACCTGGGATGGCGCTGTGGTACCCTGCTGTTTTGACAAGGATGCGGAGTACCAGTTGGGCGATATGAAGCGGCAAACCTTCCGGCAGCTCTGGAGAGGGAAGAAGTACACCGACTTCCGTGCGTCGCTGATCCGGTCGCGGTCAGAGATAGAAATGTGCAAAAATTGCACGGAAGGTACCCGCGTATGGGCGTGAAACATTTGCCTAAATTTTGGGTAAAATTATTTTAACGAAATACTAATATCCTGTAAATAACTATCCAGCAGCACATTGTGCCGGGTTCCTCAAACTCCGTGGAACATTTTTTGGTGAATTGCCCCGAATAATAGAAATTTGACCTTGGTAACTCGAATGAATACATGGGCAAAGTCATTGCAATAGCAAACCAAAAGGGAGGGGTAGGTAAAACAACCACTGCAATTAACCTGGCCGCGAGTTTGGCGGCACTCGAATTCCGCACACTCATCATTGATGCTGATCCGCAGGCCAACTCCACGTCCGGGCTGGGTTTTAACCCCCAGGAAATGGAAAATAGTATTTACGAATGCATGGTGGAGCAGGCCAAAACTGCTGACATTGTTCTTTCAACCGATTTCCCAAACCTGGACCTGCTGCCCTCGCACATCGACCTGGTGGGCGCTGAGATCGAAATGATCAACCTGAAAAACAGGGAGCAGCGGATGAAAGATGCTATTTCGGAAGTGCGGGACGAGTACGATTTCATTATTATAGACTGTTCGCCCTCACTGGGTTTGATCACGATCAACAGCCTTACAGCCGCTGACTCGGTGATTATTCCTGTTCAATGCGAATACTTTGCACTGGAAGGTTTGGGTAAATTATTGAATACCATCACGATTATACAATCACGCCTCAATACAAGCCTCGTCATCGAGGGAATATTGCTGACCATGTACGACCTCCGGCTCAGGCTGTCCAATCAGGTTGTGAATGAAGTCACCAGTCACTTTGAGTCACTCGTTTTCAATACGATCATTCCGCGGAACGTTCGCATCAGTGAAGCCCCGAGCTATGGTATTCCCGTCATGGCGCAGGATGCGGACAGCAAGGGTGCGGTAAGCTACCTGAACCTGGCCCGTGAAATTCTCCGGAAAAATGGTTTGCTGTCGTCCGACAAGCAGCTGGGAGTGAAGTGAGTGATGATTTGACCAGCGAAAAAGATGGAAAACAGCAATAAAGCCAAAAAAATGACCGGACTGGGAAGGGGCCTGGGAGCTCTCTTACAGGATTCTGAAAAAATCAATACGCCCCGCTCCAATGCACGTATCGCTTCCCCGGAAGTGGTAGGCTCAATGAATGAGATCGAGGTGGACCAGATTGATGCCAATCCCTACCAGCCGCGAACAAAGTTTGATCAGGAAGCCTTGCAGGAACTTGCAGATTCGATCCGGGTCCAGGGAATTA harbors:
- a CDS encoding SPASM domain-containing protein, producing MNKNVKDGLNLMSKVTFKRAWNAVQILGSYFYSRFTGQPVHWGMPIAISFEPTTSCNLRCPECPSGLRSFTRPTGMMEEKLYKKTIDELADTLLYLIFYFQGEPYLHPKFFELVQYAHDKGIYTATSTNAHYLTDEKARKTVESGLDRLIISIDGTTQDVYQQYRVGGNLEKVLEGTRNIIKWKKELKSSTPHVIFQFLVVKPNEHQIEDVKKLALEMGVDEVGLKTAQIYDYEEGSDLIPTIERYSRYQKEENGRYSIKNAFVDHCWKMWHSCVITWDGAVVPCCFDKDAEYQLGDMKRQTFRQLWRGKKYTDFRASLIRSRSEIEMCKNCTEGTRVWA
- a CDS encoding ParA family protein, translating into MGKVIAIANQKGGVGKTTTAINLAASLAALEFRTLIIDADPQANSTSGLGFNPQEMENSIYECMVEQAKTADIVLSTDFPNLDLLPSHIDLVGAEIEMINLKNREQRMKDAISEVRDEYDFIIIDCSPSLGLITINSLTAADSVIIPVQCEYFALEGLGKLLNTITIIQSRLNTSLVIEGILLTMYDLRLRLSNQVVNEVTSHFESLVFNTIIPRNVRISEAPSYGIPVMAQDADSKGAVSYLNLAREILRKNGLLSSDKQLGVK